The Candidatus Nitrosocosmicus franklandus genome contains a region encoding:
- a CDS encoding C2H2-type zinc finger protein yields MLNLFKKHHCPICGKKYRKIEYLMHHQLLVHDNSNAYDCSNCGKTFDDMDLLKSHVRKDHSLKKTSDNK; encoded by the coding sequence ATGCTTAATCTTTTTAAAAAGCACCACTGTCCAATCTGTGGTAAGAAATATAGAAAAATAGAATATTTGATGCACCATCAACTGCTAGTTCATGATAATTCGAATGCTTATGATTGTTCTAACTGTGGAAAAACCTTTGATGACATGGATCTGCTCAAGTCACACGTCCGAAAGGATCATTCTCTTAAAAAAACGTCTGATAACAAGTAA
- the mce gene encoding methylmalonyl-CoA epimerase — translation MRIDHIAIAVNDVNMALENYKKVLRIDKIDFEEVPTEKVKVVMLNLEDTRLELLEPMDDTSPISKFLKDRGEGIHHIAITADEIESDVRNAIEKGMRFLGDIRSGSYGRKITFIHPKSLNGVLVEFCQAPPK, via the coding sequence ATGCGAATTGATCATATAGCAATAGCCGTAAACGACGTGAATATGGCTTTGGAAAACTACAAGAAGGTATTACGAATTGATAAGATTGATTTTGAGGAAGTTCCTACAGAAAAAGTAAAAGTGGTAATGCTAAATTTGGAGGATACTCGGTTAGAACTCCTTGAACCAATGGATGACACGAGTCCTATTAGCAAATTTCTTAAGGATAGGGGAGAAGGAATACATCACATTGCCATAACCGCTGATGAAATCGAATCCGATGTTAGGAATGCGATTGAAAAGGGAATGAGATTCTTGGGTGATATCAGATCAGGTTCTTATGGCAGGAAAATAACATTTATTCATCCAAAATCATTAAATGGTGTTTTGGTTGAATTCTGTCAAGCTCCGCCTAAATAG
- a CDS encoding pyridoxamine 5'-phosphate oxidase family protein, with protein sequence MLDEKILSILSRKNFASIATIMPNGYPHVTHVWIDYDQEHNILINTAIGRLKERNTRTNKQVAISIVDSKNPYETVSIMGVIIGKITKGAQDHFDKLAKKYLNLDKYPIINSNEQRVILKIKPEKIFYNLIPLEAKESV encoded by the coding sequence ATGTTGGATGAAAAGATACTTTCCATATTGTCTAGAAAAAATTTTGCATCGATAGCCACGATTATGCCTAATGGGTATCCTCACGTAACTCATGTTTGGATAGATTATGATCAAGAACACAACATTCTGATCAATACTGCAATCGGCAGATTAAAGGAACGGAATACTCGTACAAACAAGCAGGTGGCAATATCTATTGTCGATTCTAAAAATCCGTATGAGACAGTATCCATAATGGGAGTAATAATCGGGAAGATAACAAAGGGTGCTCAAGATCATTTTGATAAATTAGCGAAAAAATATTTGAACCTTGATAAGTACCCGATAATTAACTCGAATGAGCAGCGTGTAATATTAAAAATAAAACCTGAGAAGATTTTCTACAATTTAATTCCACTGGAAGCGAAAGAATCTGTCTAA